One window from the genome of Natrinema caseinilyticum encodes:
- a CDS encoding ABC transporter substrate-binding protein: MVENDTRNRRSVLKVIGATGGAISLAGCTGGGGSSDAFTLGTLAPQSGGFSASGPSVVQGDELAVKHINEDGGVNGEDVEMIVRDTETDPNAGVRAARELIRQENVDALSGAVSSSVGMAIASMANQEEIPYIGGIGSAAIVNADCGPYVYTNNPSTYIVAQGTIPYLINEQGSQSIYCITADYTWGQTIQKTYEEIIPANGGEIAGTSFAPFGANDFSSQISKAIDSGADTLMMTLWGQDQVKCVNQMLQFGAREEFENIAMAWNSIALNKSMDSVEGIYAGGPYYWGIESDQNQTFVESYESEYNEKPPMASGMQYGSTTTLLNAANDADSISADDVATSLEGWTNDPYYKGGNQEFRPCDHQNVSDWFVLQGTAESERSADAEYMKVIQRRAGGEVVQDCSSACEALPAWS, from the coding sequence ATGGTAGAGAATGACACTCGAAATCGGCGGTCAGTCTTGAAAGTGATCGGTGCAACGGGTGGGGCGATTAGCCTGGCCGGCTGTACGGGAGGCGGTGGGAGCAGCGACGCGTTCACGCTCGGAACGCTCGCGCCACAATCCGGTGGGTTCTCGGCATCCGGCCCGAGCGTCGTCCAGGGTGACGAACTGGCGGTCAAACACATCAACGAGGACGGCGGCGTCAACGGCGAAGACGTCGAGATGATCGTCCGAGACACCGAGACGGACCCGAACGCGGGGGTTCGCGCGGCGCGGGAACTCATTCGTCAGGAGAACGTCGACGCCCTCTCGGGTGCGGTGAGCAGTTCCGTGGGGATGGCCATCGCCTCGATGGCAAACCAGGAAGAAATTCCGTACATCGGCGGTATCGGATCGGCCGCCATCGTCAACGCCGACTGTGGCCCGTACGTGTACACGAACAATCCCAGTACGTATATCGTGGCACAGGGGACGATTCCGTACCTCATCAACGAACAGGGGTCCCAGAGCATCTACTGTATCACCGCAGACTACACCTGGGGTCAAACGATCCAGAAGACGTACGAGGAGATCATCCCTGCAAACGGCGGTGAAATTGCCGGCACCAGTTTCGCGCCGTTCGGGGCCAACGACTTCTCGAGCCAGATTTCCAAAGCGATAGACAGCGGTGCTGACACGCTAATGATGACCTTGTGGGGACAGGACCAGGTCAAATGCGTCAACCAGATGCTCCAGTTCGGCGCCCGCGAGGAATTCGAGAATATCGCGATGGCCTGGAACAGCATCGCCCTGAACAAATCGATGGACTCGGTCGAGGGCATCTACGCCGGCGGCCCCTATTACTGGGGTATCGAATCCGACCAAAACCAGACGTTCGTCGAGTCCTACGAGAGCGAGTACAACGAAAAACCGCCGATGGCCTCGGGAATGCAGTACGGTTCGACCACGACGCTGCTCAACGCGGCCAACGACGCCGACAGTATCAGCGCCGACGACGTCGCGACGTCGCTCGAGGGCTGGACGAACGACCCCTACTACAAGGGCGGTAACCAGGAGTTCCGGCCGTGCGACCACCAGAACGTCAGCGACTGGTTCGTCCTGCAGGGGACGGCCGAGAGCGAGCGAAGCGCCGACGCCGAGTACATGAAGGTCATCCAGCGCCGTGCCGGCGGAGAAGTCGTCCAGGATTGCTCGAGCGCCTGCGAAGCGCTCCCGGCATGGTCCTAA
- a CDS encoding acyl-CoA thioesterase: MPFTFTQRVRLEDTSTAGTLYYATVPTYVGRAVEELLAATGHPYRDNLEEDLGLLVVRTESEYSRPMREGDDIRIDVTPSVGESSIRFDAFATRDGEEVFRASETRVSVDMSTMESHPVPESLREGLAEYS, translated from the coding sequence ATGCCGTTTACGTTTACCCAGCGAGTTCGCCTGGAAGACACGAGTACAGCGGGGACCCTCTACTACGCGACCGTTCCGACGTACGTCGGCCGGGCGGTCGAGGAACTCCTCGCCGCGACTGGCCATCCCTATCGTGACAACCTCGAGGAGGACCTGGGGCTGCTCGTGGTTCGAACCGAATCCGAGTACTCGCGGCCGATGCGAGAGGGCGACGACATACGCATAGACGTCACGCCCTCAGTGGGCGAGTCTTCGATACGGTTCGACGCGTTCGCCACGCGCGACGGTGAGGAGGTGTTCCGGGCGAGCGAGACCCGCGTTTCGGTAGACATGTCGACGATGGAGTCCCATCCGGTCCCCGAGTCGCTCCGCGAGGGGTTGGCCGAGTACAGCTGA
- a CDS encoding enoyl-CoA hydratase/isomerase family protein: protein MDDDHLDIEQTTVGDERVGRITLDRPDKLNALPLSSVERLTERLDDIDGESVDAVVLSGRGKNFCAGIDLADMPDGDAVVEGGAVMHDVVEALRTCPVPVVTAVQGRAFGAGFMLCLGADVVLATENATFGLQEVNLGIPIAGYVTKILPRSIGEHRAREWLLTGREVSATEAERAGLVARVTPAESLDDAVTETLTHFETSSGLTIRLLKERLADPTDSLEDGEWAPLAERELADMRKAADEGDVEERLSTFRD, encoded by the coding sequence ATGGACGACGACCACCTCGACATCGAACAGACGACAGTCGGAGACGAACGTGTCGGACGAATCACGCTCGACAGACCGGACAAACTCAACGCCCTCCCGCTTTCTTCGGTCGAGCGATTGACCGAGAGACTCGACGATATAGACGGCGAGAGCGTGGACGCGGTCGTACTTAGCGGTCGGGGGAAGAACTTCTGTGCCGGGATAGATCTCGCGGATATGCCCGACGGTGACGCCGTCGTGGAAGGCGGAGCGGTAATGCACGACGTCGTCGAGGCGTTACGCACGTGTCCGGTCCCTGTCGTCACTGCCGTGCAGGGCCGGGCGTTCGGCGCCGGCTTCATGCTCTGTCTGGGCGCCGACGTCGTCCTCGCCACAGAAAATGCGACGTTCGGCCTGCAGGAAGTGAACCTCGGCATCCCGATCGCGGGCTACGTGACGAAGATTCTGCCCCGGTCGATCGGAGAACACCGCGCCCGGGAGTGGCTCCTGACCGGCCGGGAAGTGTCGGCGACCGAGGCGGAGCGTGCAGGGCTCGTCGCGCGAGTAACCCCGGCAGAATCGCTCGATGACGCCGTCACCGAGACGCTCACTCACTTCGAGACGAGTAGCGGGCTCACCATCCGTTTGCTCAAGGAGCGACTCGCGGACCCGACCGATTCGCTCGAGGACGGGGAGTGGGCACCGCTCGCAGAACGCGAACTTGCGGACATGCGAAAAGCCGCGGACGAAGGCGATGTAGAGGAACGTCTGAGCACGTTCAGGGACTGA
- a CDS encoding AMP-binding protein encodes MDSQVSGWQPSLSDWTNLVELLDARADEHGNTDFATFPEETLTYGELAERSERIAAGFDEIGVGAGDRIVVMMYNRSEFLPVYFGALRAGAVLVPLNVSLRGDDLEYTLTDADPSVAIIGDECLENYREVEDDVDVAHRYCVGTEADGFEPLGALRASGDPPSPDATQADAATIIYTSGTTGMPKGVVLPHGAFLTVATEIADRIVKPTDDDVLYMSQPLFHIFAQMVVTEALVASVPFAMERWFSKSKFWDRVRSHDATIIHFSSAISEILYKETDAPDNPVRIAFGAIADDRQADFGDTFDCTVVPLYGLTESGGLALSGTVEEPRTGSLGRPTEYQEVAVVDEDDTPVGPGTEGEIIVRPTRPNAMFKRYFEKPEATVEATENQWLHTGDIGYYDENGDYHFVERKSYFIRRMGENVSAFEVERIVEDHPDVADVVVVGADDEVAGQEVFAAVKLEDGAALDPVDIVKHCEGRIAYFKVPQYVAFVDSFPTTETKETVQRFRVVDEYLADAWDRDEAGYQLER; translated from the coding sequence ATGGATTCACAAGTCAGTGGCTGGCAGCCGAGTCTCAGCGACTGGACAAATCTGGTCGAGTTGCTCGACGCGCGAGCGGACGAACACGGGAACACTGATTTCGCGACGTTCCCCGAAGAGACACTCACGTACGGAGAATTGGCCGAGCGATCCGAACGGATCGCCGCGGGCTTCGATGAAATCGGGGTCGGAGCGGGCGACCGGATCGTCGTGATGATGTACAATCGCTCGGAGTTCCTGCCGGTGTACTTCGGCGCACTGCGTGCGGGAGCCGTCCTCGTTCCCCTCAACGTCTCGCTACGCGGCGACGACCTGGAGTACACGCTGACCGACGCCGATCCGTCCGTCGCCATTATCGGGGACGAGTGCCTCGAGAACTATCGTGAAGTCGAAGACGACGTCGACGTTGCACACCGGTACTGTGTCGGCACCGAAGCCGATGGATTCGAACCCCTCGGCGCGCTACGCGCGTCCGGTGATCCGCCTTCGCCGGACGCGACGCAGGCCGACGCCGCGACGATAATATACACGAGCGGGACGACGGGAATGCCGAAGGGTGTCGTCCTCCCGCACGGGGCGTTCCTCACGGTTGCGACCGAAATAGCCGATCGGATCGTCAAGCCAACTGACGACGACGTCCTCTACATGTCCCAGCCGCTCTTTCACATCTTCGCACAGATGGTCGTGACGGAGGCGCTCGTCGCGTCCGTTCCGTTCGCGATGGAGCGATGGTTCTCCAAATCGAAATTCTGGGACCGGGTTCGGTCCCACGACGCGACGATCATCCACTTCTCGTCGGCGATCTCCGAAATCCTCTACAAGGAGACCGACGCACCGGACAACCCCGTTCGGATCGCCTTCGGCGCGATCGCCGACGACCGACAGGCCGACTTCGGAGACACGTTCGACTGTACCGTCGTGCCGCTATACGGCCTGACCGAGAGCGGCGGCCTCGCCCTGAGTGGGACCGTCGAGGAGCCGCGTACCGGGAGCCTCGGCCGACCGACGGAGTACCAGGAGGTAGCTGTCGTCGACGAGGACGACACGCCGGTCGGGCCGGGGACGGAAGGCGAGATCATCGTCCGACCGACGCGACCGAACGCCATGTTCAAACGGTACTTCGAGAAGCCGGAAGCCACGGTCGAGGCGACCGAGAACCAGTGGTTGCACACCGGCGACATCGGTTACTACGACGAGAACGGCGATTACCACTTCGTCGAACGAAAGTCGTACTTCATCCGACGGATGGGGGAGAACGTGTCCGCATTCGAGGTCGAACGGATCGTCGAGGACCACCCCGACGTCGCCGACGTCGTCGTCGTCGGTGCCGACGACGAAGTGGCCGGTCAAGAGGTATTCGCCGCGGTCAAACTCGAGGACGGGGCAGCCCTCGATCCGGTCGACATCGTGAAACACTGCGAAGGCCGCATCGCGTACTTCAAAGTACCGCAGTACGTCGCGTTCGTCGACTCGTTCCCGACCACCGAGACGAAAGAGACGGTCCAGCGCTTCCGAGTCGTCGACGAATACCTCGCCGACGCCTGGGACCGCGACGAGGCGGGCTACCAACTCGAGCGGTAG
- a CDS encoding amidohydrolase family protein, whose amino-acid sequence MSEVIDIHAHLWAEDWLPKRWWESLVDVIVRENETHGTEIDRSTVRERYLPTYWDPEAEHLLERMEEAGIDKQVVFPIDWGLHLGEPDTSIETVNRHFADLGAAHDELITFATIDPRRDGAVEFIDRALGEWGMSGLKLHPTAGFHLHDEETYRLLEVADDYDVPVLTDSGPISAPLYSKYSHPIHVDEVLVDFPDLDVVVAHMALGWWRDLLAIADAKINTGLHVDVSAWQDRAPEHPDEFATAVRGFVDALGATRVHFGTDDPAFDPVFPKDDWIELVAGLADRTVDPTFTQAEVDTILGAGAAKLLPE is encoded by the coding sequence ATGAGCGAAGTGATAGATATTCACGCCCACCTCTGGGCGGAGGACTGGCTTCCGAAGCGCTGGTGGGAGAGCCTCGTAGACGTCATCGTCCGGGAAAACGAAACGCACGGAACCGAGATAGACCGGTCGACGGTGCGCGAGCGGTATCTGCCGACGTACTGGGACCCCGAAGCGGAGCACCTACTCGAGCGCATGGAGGAGGCCGGCATCGACAAGCAGGTGGTGTTCCCCATCGATTGGGGACTGCACCTGGGCGAACCCGATACGTCGATCGAAACGGTCAATCGTCACTTCGCGGACCTGGGCGCAGCCCACGACGAACTGATCACGTTCGCCACCATCGACCCGCGCCGCGACGGGGCCGTGGAGTTTATCGACCGCGCGCTGGGGGAGTGGGGGATGTCGGGACTGAAACTCCATCCTACCGCGGGATTTCACCTCCACGACGAGGAGACGTACCGGCTGTTGGAAGTCGCGGACGACTACGACGTTCCGGTACTGACGGACTCGGGTCCCATTTCGGCGCCCCTCTACAGCAAGTACTCACACCCCATCCACGTCGACGAAGTGTTAGTGGACTTTCCCGACCTCGACGTCGTGGTCGCACACATGGCGCTTGGCTGGTGGCGCGACCTCCTCGCCATCGCGGATGCGAAGATCAACACTGGCCTCCACGTAGACGTCTCGGCCTGGCAGGACCGCGCCCCGGAACACCCCGACGAGTTCGCGACCGCCGTCCGCGGGTTCGTCGATGCACTCGGTGCGACGCGCGTTCACTTCGGCACCGACGACCCGGCGTTCGATCCGGTCTTTCCGAAAGATGACTGGATCGAACTCGTTGCCGGCCTCGCAGACCGGACCGTCGACCCGACCTTCACGCAGGCGGAGGTCGACACTATCCTGGGCGCCGGTGCGGCGAAATTGCTCCCGGAGTGA
- a CDS encoding class I adenylate-forming enzyme family protein, which produces MLEWPTSTIYEAVSTVTDRRPDDTALVFDDDPISYGDLRDRSLSFAAGLADRGIGEGDTVAVWLANRPEWVVTQLAASFLGASVVAVNTRYRKHELEYMLRDSGATALVLEESFLGREYLEMVADLAPSLSSVEPESFGPDSFSNLTTVVSIEQDTDYSAVEGFGEVMTDRPTAFDPTGDGDTPAVIFYTSGTTGDPKGCVHDNRSVLNHSYNIASYLGVTDGDVGLGAIPFCGSFGFNIMCSCLSHGIPLVVQPHFQPERTVGLVDRHDVTYFSATAQMYLRMIDADTFAPERVETLRRGAMFFANGYNEPDFERIEDAVGFPICQPYGLSEANTQIFVGDPEASMAQRKKVGGPLVHEDLEAKIVDPESREELPPGERGELALRGYNVMQRYLGKPKATAEVFDDEEWLYTGDLCERDEQGRLYYHSRIDDALRVRGFLVSPAEIEAAIDDHSAVAVSQVVGAPHPRHGQVPVAFVTVEDTVTGDEIVAYLEEQIADYKIPADVVVVEEFPRTEGPHGAKIQKNELRDRVEDRYQ; this is translated from the coding sequence ATGCTCGAGTGGCCTACTAGCACGATTTACGAGGCAGTCTCGACCGTCACCGACCGACGACCCGACGACACTGCGCTCGTATTCGACGATGACCCTATCAGCTACGGTGACCTCCGCGACCGGAGCCTGTCGTTCGCGGCGGGGCTCGCGGACCGCGGTATCGGCGAGGGCGACACCGTCGCGGTGTGGCTCGCGAACCGACCGGAGTGGGTGGTCACACAACTAGCCGCGTCGTTCCTGGGTGCGAGCGTCGTCGCCGTCAACACCCGGTACCGCAAGCACGAACTGGAGTATATGCTCCGAGATTCGGGCGCGACTGCGCTCGTTCTCGAAGAGTCGTTCCTGGGTCGCGAGTACCTGGAAATGGTCGCGGATCTCGCCCCGTCTCTCTCGAGTGTAGAGCCCGAGTCGTTCGGTCCGGACTCGTTCTCGAACCTCACGACTGTCGTCTCGATCGAGCAGGACACGGACTACAGCGCCGTCGAAGGGTTCGGGGAGGTGATGACGGACCGACCGACCGCATTCGATCCGACGGGCGACGGTGACACGCCCGCAGTCATTTTCTACACGAGCGGGACCACCGGAGACCCGAAGGGATGCGTACACGACAATCGATCGGTGCTCAATCACTCGTACAACATCGCTTCGTATCTGGGAGTCACCGACGGGGACGTTGGGCTCGGAGCGATCCCGTTCTGCGGAAGTTTCGGGTTCAATATCATGTGTTCCTGTCTCTCCCACGGCATCCCGCTCGTCGTTCAGCCGCACTTCCAGCCCGAACGGACGGTCGGACTCGTCGACCGCCACGACGTGACGTATTTTTCCGCGACGGCTCAGATGTACCTTCGAATGATCGATGCCGACACCTTCGCCCCCGAGCGCGTCGAAACGCTGCGCCGCGGAGCGATGTTCTTCGCGAACGGATACAACGAACCCGACTTCGAGCGCATCGAGGACGCAGTTGGCTTTCCGATTTGCCAGCCGTACGGCCTTTCGGAAGCGAACACACAGATATTCGTCGGGGACCCCGAGGCCTCGATGGCGCAGCGAAAGAAAGTCGGCGGACCGCTCGTCCACGAGGACCTGGAGGCAAAGATCGTCGATCCCGAATCGCGCGAGGAATTGCCGCCCGGCGAGCGAGGCGAACTCGCACTGCGGGGATACAACGTCATGCAGAGGTACCTCGGTAAGCCGAAGGCCACCGCCGAGGTGTTCGACGACGAGGAGTGGCTGTACACGGGTGACCTCTGTGAGCGAGACGAGCAGGGCCGATTGTACTACCACTCGCGAATCGACGACGCGCTCCGCGTTCGTGGCTTTCTCGTGTCACCGGCGGAAATCGAAGCGGCCATCGACGATCATTCCGCAGTCGCGGTTTCGCAGGTCGTCGGGGCTCCACACCCGCGTCACGGACAGGTCCCGGTGGCGTTCGTCACCGTCGAGGACACGGTAACCGGCGACGAGATCGTCGCGTACCTCGAGGAGCAGATCGCCGACTACAAAATCCCGGCGGACGTGGTCGTCGTCGAGGAGTTCCCGCGCACCGAGGGGCCCCACGGTGCAAAGATCCAGAAAAACGAACTCCGCGATCGGGTCGAGGACCGGTACCAGTAA
- a CDS encoding TIGR03619 family F420-dependent LLM class oxidoreductase, translated as MAATVEFGIMLTPFGPHASPSVFEDLATTAEEQEFDVVWTGDHVAFPAEIPNEYPFTPSGKAPPAQGIDREAYDTFTVLSYLASQVEDVRLGTNVCVVPYRNPVVLSKLALSVEGLTNGRFEFGVAPGWLRTEFDVLDVPFDERGSRTDEFLEIFTRACEEHEFSFDGPHHSFPETGFYPAPEGDRPPIWMGGFSGATFRRTAQYADGWSIYGARPDAVAEGYERLRPAWDDFDRSGTPNVAAGRSAHVGTDTDLDTDRPLIGDADSVIEDVEAYADAGATHVFIDFFSVDPAEQCDQIERFGEEVIPSF; from the coding sequence ATGGCAGCCACTGTCGAGTTTGGCATCATGCTCACACCGTTCGGACCGCACGCGTCACCATCCGTCTTCGAGGATCTCGCGACCACCGCGGAAGAACAGGAATTCGACGTCGTGTGGACCGGTGACCACGTCGCTTTCCCCGCGGAGATTCCGAACGAATATCCGTTCACACCGAGCGGGAAGGCACCGCCTGCACAGGGGATCGACCGCGAAGCCTACGATACGTTCACTGTGCTCTCCTATCTCGCGAGCCAGGTGGAAGACGTTCGGCTCGGGACGAACGTCTGCGTCGTGCCCTACCGGAACCCGGTCGTACTCAGTAAACTCGCGCTGTCGGTCGAGGGGCTCACGAACGGCCGGTTCGAATTCGGCGTGGCACCGGGGTGGCTCCGGACGGAATTCGACGTCCTCGACGTTCCGTTCGACGAACGCGGGTCCCGAACCGACGAGTTCCTCGAGATATTCACGCGTGCCTGCGAAGAACACGAATTCTCCTTCGATGGGCCACATCATTCGTTCCCCGAAACCGGGTTCTATCCCGCTCCCGAAGGGGATCGACCGCCGATCTGGATGGGAGGGTTTTCGGGCGCGACGTTCCGACGCACCGCGCAGTACGCGGACGGGTGGTCGATCTACGGTGCGCGCCCGGATGCAGTTGCCGAGGGATACGAGCGCCTCCGTCCCGCATGGGACGACTTCGATCGGTCGGGCACCCCGAACGTGGCCGCCGGCCGATCGGCCCACGTCGGTACCGATACGGATCTCGACACTGACAGACCGCTTATCGGTGACGCTGACAGCGTCATCGAAGACGTCGAAGCCTACGCCGACGCCGGTGCGACGCACGTCTTCATCGACTTCTTTTCGGTCGATCCGGCCGAGCAATGCGACCAGATCGAACGGTTCGGCGAAGAAGTTATCCCGTCCTTTTAA